TTATATTATAAAAAAATTCACTTAAAAGAATATTGAGAAATATAAAATTAAAGAAAAATCTCCCTGGAAATTACTAGACAGCTAATATGTTAAATTAACAACAATATAGTATAGAGGATTTCATAAAAGCTTTTAAATCAGGATATTTTCTCCGTTGGTCTGTTAATAGAAGTTACTTTGAATTTCCAATAACATAATAAACTAGTGCATATAAGGATAATTGTTAATATAAAAAAGATATATCTAATACCTATGAGATTGGTTGAAAAACTAAATAATACCGCAATTAAAGGGGAAATTGAAGATATTGACATCCAATTAAGACTTTCAACCCTCCCAATAAATTCCCCGTCCACATTTTTAACTAATAAACTTTTTCTACTTGGTAGGGTTAGCATTATTGAAGCTCCTAACATGAATAATCCAATTAAAGATATATATAAGTTATTAGCCCATACAAGAACAAGGAAGCTTATTCCGACAAGCCCAAATCCATAAGTAAGTAGTTTTTCTTCAGGTATATTTTGGGTTTTTGAAGTTAATAAAAGACCAATTATTACGGATCCTACAGCAAAACTAGCATCTAACATTCCATATTCAGTAGCGCCTAATTGAAGTGTATCCTTGGTAAAGACAGCTAATAGTGAATTGATAATATTGACAATGGAGTTTTGTACTAACCCAATAAAGAATAGAAATAATATTAGTTTACTCCCCCATATATACTTGAGTCCCGCTTTTACATCTGCCAAAAATGTAATCTTATTTGCTGAAGATTTTACTATAGGTGTATATTTCACACAATAAAGCAAGACGGCGGA
The DNA window shown above is from Bacillus clarus and carries:
- a CDS encoding MFS transporter, producing the protein MNVTKNNKVLLIIIASGFSFLGNGMHFIAISWLVLQITNNPVYVGILVAASTIPGIIISPFAGVIVDKFNKKILVILTDFIRGGLVLSIPAVVYLFDSILWYLFFVTILISTTSNFFFPALSGIIKESFQKEILIKVFSANSTLIQIGMIAGTGLSGVIIAKWSINFVFIIDALTYIISAVLLYCVKYTPIVKSSANKITFLADVKAGLKYIWGSKLILFLFFIGLVQNSIVNIINSLLAVFTKDTLQLGATEYGMLDASFAVGSVIIGLLLTSKTQNIPEEKLLTYGFGLVGISFLVLVWANNLYISLIGLFMLGASIMLTLPSRKSLLVKNVDGEFIGRVESLNWMSISSISPLIAVLFSFSTNLIGIRYIFFILTIILICTSLLCYWKFKVTSINRPTEKIS